One Desulfomonile tiedjei genomic window carries:
- a CDS encoding ABC transporter ATP-binding protein, whose product MADDLAIDVHGMTKRFGDLTAVNHIDLQVHKGEICGFLGPNGSGKTTFIRMLCGLLRADAGHGTCLGHDVIKESEVIKRQIGYMTQRFSFYEDLSIAENLDFVARMYAVKNRREAVSESIERLGLAERKDQLAGELSGGWKQRLALAACMIHNPKLLLLDEPTAGVDPKARRDFWEQIHELAGQGLTFLIATHYMDEAERCHRLAFIVNGNLLTQGTVAEVVDRAGLTTWSVSGRNLLALADKLRDRPGVEQAVAFGNVLHVSGDDAAALEKAIAPFRTEQYDWRQIDAGLEDAFIHLMGRPKDGSPE is encoded by the coding sequence ATGGCTGACGATCTGGCTATTGATGTGCATGGCATGACGAAGCGTTTCGGCGATCTTACGGCCGTAAACCATATTGACCTCCAGGTCCACAAAGGTGAGATCTGCGGCTTTCTCGGTCCCAACGGCAGCGGAAAAACAACGTTTATCCGCATGCTCTGCGGACTGCTTCGCGCGGATGCGGGCCATGGGACATGCCTCGGCCATGACGTGATAAAGGAGAGCGAGGTCATCAAGCGCCAGATCGGGTACATGACTCAGCGATTCAGCTTCTATGAGGACCTGAGTATCGCCGAAAACCTGGATTTTGTCGCGCGTATGTATGCCGTGAAGAATCGCCGCGAAGCTGTTTCTGAGAGCATCGAGCGACTCGGTCTAGCGGAAAGGAAGGACCAGCTCGCGGGTGAGCTTTCCGGTGGATGGAAACAGCGCCTTGCTCTGGCTGCATGCATGATTCATAATCCCAAGCTGCTTCTACTCGATGAGCCTACAGCGGGCGTGGACCCGAAGGCCCGTCGCGATTTCTGGGAGCAGATTCACGAACTCGCAGGCCAAGGGCTGACGTTCCTAATCGCCACTCACTATATGGACGAGGCCGAGCGCTGCCACAGGTTGGCCTTTATCGTCAACGGCAACCTGCTTACCCAGGGCACGGTTGCAGAGGTTGTCGATCGGGCCGGCCTGACGACCTGGTCGGTCAGCGGTCGGAATTTGCTTGCACTCGCGGACAAGCTTCGCGATCGCCCCGGGGTGGAGCAGGCTGTGGCTTTCGGGAACGTGCTTCACGTAAGCGGTGATGACGCAGCCGCACTGGAGAAGGCCATCGCGCCGTTTCGCACCGAGCAATATGACTGGCGTCAGATCGATGCGGGGCTGGAAGACGCATTCATTCACCTGATGGGCAGACCAAAGGACGGGTCTCCGGAATGA
- a CDS encoding ABC transporter permease — translation MRWHYEFSPARLWAMVLKEFVQMRRDRLTFGMMIGIPLMQLVLFGYAINADPKHLPTAVILADNGPQGRTLLYAIQNSGYFNLVRHIKTESEAHDALARGEVQFVINIPENFTRDLLRGGRPAILVEADATDPGTTSNALGSLNVLLTTALQNDLKGPLAFLPAADGPIDLRVHALYNPETVTQYNIVPGLMGVVLTMTMVLITALAITRERESGTMENLLSMPTRPLEVLVGKIIPYVLVGYIQVGLILVAAHFLFRVPMVGSLALLFVVSLVFIVANLAIGVTFSTVAENQRQAIQMGFFFFLPNILLSGFAFSFRGMPDWAQWIGELLPLTHFLRIVRGILLKGNGIEDVVWQLWQIALFTVVALAIGVKRYRKTLD, via the coding sequence ATGAGATGGCACTACGAATTCTCGCCGGCTCGATTGTGGGCGATGGTCCTGAAGGAATTCGTCCAAATGCGTCGCGACCGCTTGACCTTCGGGATGATGATCGGCATCCCTCTGATGCAGCTTGTGCTCTTTGGTTATGCCATCAATGCCGACCCGAAGCACTTGCCGACCGCCGTAATCCTGGCAGACAACGGCCCGCAGGGCCGCACCTTGCTCTATGCCATTCAGAACAGCGGTTACTTTAATTTGGTAAGGCACATAAAGACGGAATCCGAGGCGCACGACGCTCTCGCCCGCGGGGAGGTCCAGTTTGTAATAAACATCCCTGAGAATTTCACCCGTGATCTTCTTCGAGGCGGCAGGCCCGCGATTCTCGTCGAAGCGGATGCCACCGATCCGGGCACGACAAGCAATGCTCTCGGCTCTCTCAACGTATTATTGACCACTGCGCTGCAAAACGATCTCAAAGGTCCATTGGCCTTTCTCCCGGCAGCGGACGGCCCGATAGACCTGCGAGTCCACGCTCTTTACAATCCTGAAACCGTCACGCAGTACAACATTGTGCCTGGCCTGATGGGCGTTGTCCTGACAATGACCATGGTCCTGATCACTGCTCTGGCGATTACACGGGAGCGTGAGAGCGGCACGATGGAAAACCTGCTCTCCATGCCCACGCGTCCGCTCGAAGTGCTGGTCGGCAAGATAATTCCTTACGTCCTCGTTGGCTACATCCAGGTTGGGTTAATCCTTGTGGCTGCTCATTTTCTTTTCAGAGTGCCGATGGTGGGCAGCCTGGCCTTGCTATTTGTGGTATCCCTGGTTTTCATTGTGGCAAACCTGGCCATCGGCGTTACCTTTTCCACTGTGGCCGAAAACCAGCGCCAGGCAATCCAGATGGGATTCTTTTTCTTCCTACCGAATATACTGCTCTCAGGGTTTGCGTTTTCTTTCCGCGGTATGCCTGATTGGGCGCAGTGGATCGGCGAGCTTCTACCTCTCACTCATTTTCTGCGCATCGTTCGAGGCATCCTGCTCAAAGGCAACGGCATCGAAGATGTCGTCTGGCAGCTTTGGCAGATCGCCCTCTTTACTGTCGTCGCCCTAGCAATCGGCGTGAAACGCTACCGCAAAACGCTGGATTAG
- a CDS encoding DUF86 domain-containing protein, whose translation MKDDRVYLLHILDAIQRILAYTAEGEEVFFSDTKTQDAVVRNLEIMGEATKNLSAELKEAHPAVLWKQVSGMRDKLIHDYFGANMRLVFEVVKQNLPSLKRSIERILDEL comes from the coding sequence GTGAAAGACGACCGTGTATATCTTTTGCACATTCTTGACGCAATTCAGCGCATTTTGGCTTACACAGCGGAAGGCGAAGAGGTCTTCTTTTCCGACACGAAAACCCAGGACGCCGTGGTTCGAAATCTCGAAATCATGGGAGAAGCTACCAAGAACCTTTCGGCAGAATTGAAAGAAGCCCATCCGGCAGTGCTTTGGAAGCAGGTTTCTGGGATGCGAGACAAGCTGATTCATGACTATTTCGGCGCCAACATGCGGCTTGTGTTTGAAGTGGTCAAACAAAACCTGCCGAGCCTCAAACGAAGTATCGAGCGCATCTTGGACGAATTGTGA
- a CDS encoding nucleotidyltransferase family protein — protein MNVSRLLHEKRDEILELADKHGAINVRVFGSAARGDASASSDIDLLVDMKQGSTLLDLVALWQDLEELFGCKVHVLSEGGISPHLRDRIYSEARPL, from the coding sequence ATGAACGTTAGCCGACTTCTTCACGAAAAAAGAGACGAGATCCTGGAATTGGCTGACAAGCATGGAGCCATCAACGTGCGGGTGTTTGGCTCCGCGGCTCGAGGAGACGCTTCGGCTTCCAGCGACATAGACTTGCTGGTAGATATGAAGCAGGGCAGCACCCTACTTGACTTGGTCGCCCTGTGGCAGGATCTTGAAGAACTATTCGGATGCAAGGTCCATGTCCTTTCCGAAGGCGGAATCAGCCCCCATCTGCGGGACAGAATCTACTCGGAGGCGAGACCTCTGTGA
- a CDS encoding DUF5615 family PIN-like protein: MRFKLDENADQRWRTPLEEAGHHVSTVAEEGLQGEKDPVLAQTCKDLGLCLITVDLGFAQILEYRPNEYPGIIVLRHPSPSLAGMRELISQVATALKTRSPQGRLWIVEPGRIRIHGVPQDEES, from the coding sequence ATGCGCTTCAAGCTTGACGAAAACGCGGATCAGCGATGGCGGACACCTCTGGAAGAAGCCGGGCATCACGTTTCAACTGTGGCTGAGGAAGGCTTACAAGGAGAGAAAGATCCTGTCTTAGCCCAGACGTGCAAAGACCTGGGCTTGTGTCTGATTACCGTAGATCTCGGGTTTGCCCAGATCCTGGAATATCGCCCGAACGAGTATCCAGGAATCATTGTTTTAAGACATCCGTCTCCTTCCCTGGCTGGAATGAGGGAGCTGATCAGCCAGGTAGCCACTGCGCTAAAGACCCGATCACCCCAGGGACGCCTCTGGATAGTCGAGCCTGGCCGTATTCGCATTCACGGGGTCCCCCAGGATGAAGAGTCTTGA
- a CDS encoding DUF433 domain-containing protein: MSPLLDRISVDPNVCHGQPCVKGTRIMVWLILDYLANGDSIEDILASYPVLTTEDIRACLAYAAETARERVVSIDVSHNHALQA, translated from the coding sequence ATGTCTCCCCTCCTGGATAGGATAAGCGTCGATCCCAACGTGTGCCATGGTCAACCGTGCGTGAAAGGCACGCGCATCATGGTGTGGCTCATCCTCGACTACTTGGCAAACGGAGACAGCATCGAGGACATTTTGGCTTCATACCCTGTTCTCACCACCGAAGACATCCGGGCCTGCTTGGCCTATGCTGCCGAGACCGCTCGAGAGAGGGTTGTGTCCATCGACGTGAGCCATAATCATGCGCTTCAAGCTTGA
- a CDS encoding gamma-glutamyl-gamma-aminobutyrate hydrolase family protein (Members of this family of hydrolases with an active site Cys residue belong to MEROPS family C26.) — protein MRGLWIRGCALSAFIFGVFSLFAITDVIAKDRPAKSDALSARPWIMVTMSAAPYAGSGGRAYSTIKEISGNPNGRIVHFSRVTYELIAETRPAFIILGPQGTPWCRYTGETGIALQNFLWTLPLLAEQLNIPILGICGGHQALALAFGGKVGPVRADEDDCMPYTRDRQGGVVPLTATADDPILQGTDGRLRILESHFDEVKVLPPGFVLLASEKVSRNQIIRHPTRPVYGIQGHPESSQGSQQAGGILIRNFLAIARVHNETLKNSGLEQPTNLLSQQRADATW, from the coding sequence ATGAGAGGGTTATGGATTAGAGGCTGCGCTCTGAGTGCATTCATCTTCGGGGTTTTCTCGCTCTTTGCAATCACCGACGTTATAGCCAAAGACCGGCCGGCCAAGTCTGATGCGCTGTCCGCAAGGCCGTGGATCATGGTCACCATGTCCGCAGCGCCGTACGCGGGAAGCGGCGGACGGGCTTATTCAACGATCAAAGAGATCAGCGGCAATCCCAACGGCAGAATAGTTCATTTCAGCCGGGTGACGTACGAGCTTATCGCGGAAACCAGACCCGCGTTCATAATCCTCGGCCCTCAAGGGACCCCGTGGTGCAGATACACCGGCGAGACGGGCATTGCGCTCCAGAATTTCCTCTGGACATTGCCTCTGTTGGCTGAACAACTCAACATCCCGATACTAGGGATCTGTGGAGGGCATCAGGCGCTTGCTCTGGCCTTTGGCGGGAAGGTGGGTCCTGTGCGAGCGGATGAAGACGACTGCATGCCCTATACACGAGATCGCCAGGGAGGGGTGGTTCCGCTCACGGCCACTGCCGACGATCCGATTTTGCAGGGCACCGACGGGAGGCTTCGGATACTGGAGAGCCATTTCGACGAAGTGAAAGTGCTTCCGCCGGGGTTCGTGCTGCTGGCTTCGGAGAAGGTGAGCCGTAATCAGATCATTCGCCACCCTACAAGGCCTGTTTATGGCATTCAAGGCCATCCCGAGTCCTCTCAGGGCAGCCAGCAGGCAGGAGGCATCCTTATTCGTAATTTTCTCGCCATCGCTCGCGTCCACAATGAAACCCTCAAGAATTCCGGCCTGGAGCAGCCGACCAACCTATTGTCCCAGCAACGCGCTGATGCGACATGGTGA
- a CDS encoding TRAP transporter substrate-binding protein — protein sequence MNEKKVSAKKKPDKVASEKGFSRRKFIAAAAAGAATMGFPMIAKAQGPITMRWQSTWPTKDIFHEYALDYAKKVNDMTGGDLKIEVLPAGAVVPAFGLLDAVSKGTLDGGHGVFVYHYGKQNALALWGSSPAFGMDANMMLAWHKYGGGKELLKKIYDSIGANVVSFAYGPMATQPLGWFKKPIAKVDDLKGLKFRTVGISIDLFTGMGVAVNALPGGEIVPAMDRGLLDGAEFNNASSDRLLGFPDVSKVCMLQSYHQNGEAFEILFNKDKFNALPDKMKAIIENAVEAASADMSWKSVDRYSKDYQEMQTKDKVKFYKTPDPILQKQLEVFDQVEAKKSAENALFKEVVESQKAFAARAVAWDMDTNVNRRMAYNYYFGKKAPEKKS from the coding sequence ATGAACGAGAAGAAAGTCAGTGCCAAAAAGAAACCAGACAAGGTCGCTTCCGAGAAGGGTTTCAGCCGCCGGAAATTTATCGCAGCCGCAGCAGCCGGGGCGGCGACGATGGGATTCCCCATGATCGCCAAGGCCCAAGGGCCGATTACCATGCGCTGGCAGAGCACCTGGCCGACCAAAGACATTTTCCATGAGTATGCCCTCGACTACGCCAAGAAGGTGAATGACATGACCGGCGGCGACCTCAAGATCGAGGTGCTGCCGGCGGGCGCGGTGGTCCCGGCCTTTGGCCTGTTAGACGCGGTCTCCAAGGGCACGCTTGACGGCGGCCACGGAGTGTTCGTCTATCACTACGGCAAACAGAATGCGCTTGCGCTGTGGGGGTCGAGCCCGGCCTTCGGCATGGATGCCAACATGATGCTTGCTTGGCACAAGTACGGTGGCGGCAAGGAGTTGCTGAAGAAGATATATGATTCCATCGGCGCGAACGTGGTGTCCTTCGCCTACGGACCGATGGCGACCCAGCCGCTTGGCTGGTTCAAAAAACCGATCGCCAAAGTGGATGATCTCAAGGGGCTCAAGTTCCGCACCGTGGGAATTTCGATTGACCTTTTCACCGGTATGGGCGTGGCCGTGAACGCACTGCCCGGTGGCGAGATCGTGCCGGCCATGGACCGCGGCCTGCTGGACGGGGCGGAGTTCAACAACGCCTCCTCCGACCGCCTGCTCGGGTTCCCGGACGTATCGAAGGTCTGCATGCTGCAGAGCTACCACCAGAACGGTGAAGCTTTCGAGATCCTGTTCAACAAGGATAAGTTCAATGCGCTTCCGGACAAAATGAAGGCCATCATCGAGAACGCCGTGGAGGCGGCCTCGGCAGACATGTCATGGAAGTCCGTGGACCGCTACTCCAAGGACTACCAGGAGATGCAAACCAAGGACAAGGTCAAGTTCTACAAGACCCCCGACCCGATCCTGCAAAAGCAGCTCGAGGTCTTCGACCAGGTCGAGGCCAAGAAGTCGGCCGAGAACGCCCTGTTCAAGGAAGTCGTCGAATCGCAGAAAGCGTTTGCCGCGCGCGCTGTGGCCTGGGACATGGACACCAACGTCAACCGGCGCATGGCGTACAACTATTATTTTGGAAAGAAAGCCCCAGAAAAGAAAAGCTGA
- a CDS encoding TRAP transporter small permease subunit, which translates to MQKILLTVDKISTFVGKTFSWLIVSLTFLITYEIFSRYALNSPHAYAFDVMLQMYGTLFMMSGAYTLAKNSHVRGDVLYGFFPPRLQAGLDLTLYIVFFLPGVCALCWAGYTYAGESWAILERSSITSEGPPIYPFKTVIPVAGAFLLMQGIVEMIRCVLCLKQGQWPSREEDVEEVDVDKLMEMVHVKDEDIAKLDEYVVAKKGGDA; encoded by the coding sequence ATGCAGAAAATACTGCTCACGGTAGACAAGATCAGCACGTTTGTCGGCAAGACCTTTTCCTGGCTCATCGTGTCGCTCACCTTTCTCATCACCTACGAGATTTTCTCGCGCTACGCGCTCAACAGCCCGCATGCGTATGCCTTCGATGTGATGCTCCAGATGTACGGGACCCTGTTCATGATGTCGGGCGCCTACACGCTTGCGAAGAACAGCCACGTGCGAGGCGATGTCCTCTACGGCTTCTTCCCGCCGCGGCTGCAGGCCGGCCTCGACCTGACGCTCTACATCGTGTTCTTCCTGCCCGGAGTGTGCGCCCTCTGTTGGGCCGGGTATACCTATGCCGGCGAGTCTTGGGCCATTCTGGAGCGATCGAGCATCACCTCGGAAGGCCCGCCGATATATCCGTTCAAGACCGTCATCCCGGTCGCGGGGGCCTTTTTGTTGATGCAGGGCATCGTTGAAATGATCCGCTGCGTCCTCTGCCTGAAGCAGGGCCAGTGGCCATCGCGTGAGGAGGACGTCGAGGAGGTCGATGTCGACAAACTGATGGAAATGGTCCATGTCAAGGACGAGGACATCGCCAAGCTCGATGAGTACGTCGTGGCCAAAAAAGGGGGAGACGCATGA